A genomic window from Silene latifolia isolate original U9 population chromosome 11, ASM4854445v1, whole genome shotgun sequence includes:
- the LOC141615270 gene encoding brassinosteroid-related acyltransferase 1 produces the protein MASVYETKRVNVYPKTMQQQQQQQPKMMKLSNLDRQCPTLMYLVFFYKPTNYDYMYGTNTSVFSRLKEGLEETLSLWYPSAGRLSRNPNDGKLNLWCNNGGAIMVEAYTQTRMCDLGNLCHYNEFYEKLVYKPISNGDISEMPLIVAQVTKFGCGGYSIGVGTSHALFDGQATFNFLSAWASKSNFNQLNYSLDWHKPVHGRERLQLNSHPTTAKNQATALPSCSAIQHLYQLIIQASPPSGMLNNPQLMVSSTNQDCILKTFHFTSSMIDILKRGNYGLNNMVSACSSFEIVTAHLWKARTKALGLRKDRMVCLQFAVDTRTRLAPPLSPGFSGNAYVLASVALLAGELELASLETIVNKIKAAKNSINNQYVSSYLEALEGSGGALPPLRELTIVSDWTRTPFHKVNFGHHGQTTASACPLVPPVPQVAYFMQSSKEDKGIDVRIGLSSQILNAFSHYFLTLN, from the exons ATGGCTAGTGTTTATGAGACAAAAAGGGTAAATGTATATCCAAAAAccatgcaacaacaacaacaacaacaacccaaAATGATGAAACTTTCCAATTTAGATAGGCAATGTCCTACACTTATGTACTTGGTTTTCTTTTATAAACCAACTAATTATGATTATATGTATGGTACTAATACCTCAGTGTTTAGTAGATTAAAGGAAGGATTAGAGGAGACGCTATCGCTTTGGTACCCGAGTGCAGGAAGATTAAGTAGAAACCCTAATGATGGGAAGCTTAATCTATGGTGCAACAATGGTGGTGCAATTATGGTTGAAGCTTATACACAAACTAGAATGTGTGATCTTGGTAATTTGTGTCATTATAATGAGTTTTATGAGAAATTGGTTTATAAACCTATTTCTAATGGAGATATCTCTGAGATGCCACTTATTGTTGCTCAG GTAACAAAGTTTGGGTGTGGAGGCTACTCAATTGGAGTAGGAACAAGTCATGCACTCTTTGATGGTCAAGCAACCTTCAATTTCCTAAGTGCATGGGCTTCCAAGTCAAACTTCAACCAACTAAATTACTCACTAGACTGGCATAAGCCAGTCCATGGCAGAGAAAGACTTCAGCTAAACAGTCATCCGACGACAGCTAAGAATCAGGCTACCGCCTTACCAAGTTGCTCGGCTATTCAACATTTGTACCAGTTGATCATTCAAGCATCCCCGCCCAGCGGAATGCTCAATAATCCTCAGTTAATGGTTTCTTCAACTAATCAAGATTGTATTCTTAAGACATTTCATTTCACTAGTTCTATGATTGACATTTTGAAGAGGGGAAACTATGGACTAAACAACATGGTATCAGCTTGTTCGTCTTTTGAGATTGTCACTGCACATTTGTGGAAG GCAAGGACCAAAGCACTCGGATTAAGAAAAGACAGAATGGTATGCCTTCAATTTGCAGTGGACACAAGGACTAGGCTCGCACCACCACTCTCACCAGGCTTTAGTGGAAACGCCTATGTCCTAGCCTCGGTAGCCCTCTTGGCCGGAGAGCTTGAACTTGCGAGCCTTGAGACCATTGTCAACAAGATAAAGGCAGCAAAGAATTCCATCAACAATCAGTATGTCAGCTCGTATCTCGAGGCACTCGAGGGGTCTGGTGGAGCCCTCCCTCCGTTGAGGGAACTAACCATAGTGTCTGACTGGACTAGGACGCCCTTTCACAAGGTGAATTTCGGACATCATGGACAAACAACTGCTTCTGCTTGTCCACTGGTCCCTCCGGTTCCACAGGTTGCATATTTCATGCAAAGTTCTAAGGAAGATAAGGGCATTGATGTGAGAATTGGGTTGTCATCTCAAATTCTAAATGCTTTTTCACATTATTTCCTCACTTTGAACTAA
- the LOC141612235 gene encoding two-component response regulator ORR24-like isoform X1: protein MTVIERRRDHPNDQFPIGMRVLAVDDDPICLKLLETLLRKCQYHVTTTSQAITALKMLRENKNNFDLVISDVHMPDMDGFKLLELVGLEMDLPVIMLSANGDTKLVMKGITHGACDYLLKPIRLEELKNIWQHVIRKKKIEPRDRNSSNCLDKDSDGNALAGANSDQDVKFCRKRKDQNLDDDEEQDENDSDNDDPSAQKKPRVVWSVDLHRKFVAAVNQLGLDKAVPKKILELMNVEKLTRENVASHLQKYRLYLKRISSVANQQANMVAALGGPDYLRMNAVNFHNYNAAVQFQNTSFRSVPPAGVLGRLNTPAGLGLHGLSPSGMVHMGHTQIPSSSITDSAKFQAGILPGNQTGILQGMPTSLEFDQIQQKKGVTGVDKFCSANNIGVTSDSSTNVFDHSRSNSNWPTAVQSEATSTNRIESMMHDMSPNISVHSRLQDSRLDAQCEVGLMNDFEPDFLNHGNFMDSSLNSSIGVQGAYHTSSMLHRNGGVGSIGHQRYASLGNQHSQSVQNSGLDMAVKMKQGQFMDYGGRPIGNYAANGAGSLEDVVTSMFHQV, encoded by the exons ATGACTGTAATTGAAAGAAGAAGAGATCATCCAAATGATCAATTTCCAATTGGTATGAGAGTTTTGGCAGTTGATGATGATCCTATTTGTCTTAAACTTCTTGAGACTCTCTTGAGAAAATGCCAATATCATG TTACAACTACAAGCCAAGCCATTACAGCTCTGAAGATGCTGAGAGAAAACAAGAACAATTTCGACCTTGTCATTAGCGATGTGCACATGCCGGATATGGATGGATTTAAGCTGCTTGAGCTTGTAGGACTTGAGATGGACCTGCCTGTTATAA TGTTATCCGCCAATGGTGATACCAAGTTAGTGATGAAGGGGATAACTCATGGAGCTTGTGATTACTTACTCAAACCTATTAGGTTGGAAGAACTTAAGAACATTTGGCAGCATGTCATCAGGAAAAAGAAAATTGAGCCGAGAGATAGGAACAGCTCTAACTGCCTGGACAAGGATTCTGATGGAAATGCATTAGCAGGGGCAAACTCTGATCAGGATGTCAAGTTCTGCAGGAAACGAAAAGACCAAAATCTGGATGATGATGAAGAACAAGATGAAAATGACTCCGATAATGATGATCCCTCTGCTCAAAAGAAACCTCGTGTTGTGTGGTCGGTGGACTTGCATCGCAAATTTGTTGCAGCTGTCAATCAGCTTGGCCTTGACA AAGCTGTTCCGAAGAAAATACTGGAATTAATGAATGTTGAAAAACTGACCAGAGAGAATGTGGCCAGTCATCTCCAG AAATATCGGCTGTATTTGAAAAGAATCAGCTCCGTGGCTAACCAGCAAGCTAACATGGTTGCGGCTTTGGGTGGGCCCGATTACTTGCGCATGAATGCCGTCAATTTCCACAACTACAATGCTGCTGTACAATTTCAGAACACTTCATTTAGATCAGTCCCCCCAGCTGGCGTTCTTGGCCGATTAAACACCCCAGCAGGGCTAGGCCTTCACGGGCTCTCCCCTTCTGGAATGGTTCACATGGGCCACACTCAAATCCCGAGTAGTTCCATCACGGACAGTGCTAAATTCCAGGCTGGCATATTGCCCGGGAATCAGACGGGTATACTTCAAGGGATGCCTACATCATTGGAATTTGATCAAATTCAACAGAAGAAGGGTGTTACTGGAGTAGACAAATTCTGTTCAGCAAATAACATTGGAGTAACCTCGGATTCTTCCACTAATGTCTTTGATCATAGTAGAAGTAATAGCAATTGGCCTACTGCTGTGCAATCAGAAGCGACTTCAACCAACCGAATTGAGAGTATGATGCATGACATGTCACCCAACATTTCTGTTCATAGTCGGTTGCAAGACTCAAGATTGGATGCCCAATGCGAAGTGGGTTTGATGAATGATTTTGAACCCGATTTTCTAAACCATGGGAATTTTATGGACAGCTCATTGAATTCTTCAATAGGGGTTCAAGGAGCATACCATACAAGCTCTATGTTGCACAGAAACGGGGGTGTTGGTTCAATTGGACACCAGAGATATGCTTCCTTAGGCAACCAACATAGTCAGTCAGTCCAGAATTCGGGATTGGACATGGCGGTGAAAATGAAGCAAGGACAGTTCATGGATTATGGAGGGAGGCCTATAGGAAACTATGCTGCTAATGGTGCTGGTTCCTTGGAAGATGTTGTAACTTCAATGTTTCATCAAGTCTGA
- the LOC141612235 gene encoding two-component response regulator ORR24-like isoform X2 → MLRENKNNFDLVISDVHMPDMDGFKLLELVGLEMDLPVIMLSANGDTKLVMKGITHGACDYLLKPIRLEELKNIWQHVIRKKKIEPRDRNSSNCLDKDSDGNALAGANSDQDVKFCRKRKDQNLDDDEEQDENDSDNDDPSAQKKPRVVWSVDLHRKFVAAVNQLGLDKAVPKKILELMNVEKLTRENVASHLQKYRLYLKRISSVANQQANMVAALGGPDYLRMNAVNFHNYNAAVQFQNTSFRSVPPAGVLGRLNTPAGLGLHGLSPSGMVHMGHTQIPSSSITDSAKFQAGILPGNQTGILQGMPTSLEFDQIQQKKGVTGVDKFCSANNIGVTSDSSTNVFDHSRSNSNWPTAVQSEATSTNRIESMMHDMSPNISVHSRLQDSRLDAQCEVGLMNDFEPDFLNHGNFMDSSLNSSIGVQGAYHTSSMLHRNGGVGSIGHQRYASLGNQHSQSVQNSGLDMAVKMKQGQFMDYGGRPIGNYAANGAGSLEDVVTSMFHQV, encoded by the exons ATGCTGAGAGAAAACAAGAACAATTTCGACCTTGTCATTAGCGATGTGCACATGCCGGATATGGATGGATTTAAGCTGCTTGAGCTTGTAGGACTTGAGATGGACCTGCCTGTTATAA TGTTATCCGCCAATGGTGATACCAAGTTAGTGATGAAGGGGATAACTCATGGAGCTTGTGATTACTTACTCAAACCTATTAGGTTGGAAGAACTTAAGAACATTTGGCAGCATGTCATCAGGAAAAAGAAAATTGAGCCGAGAGATAGGAACAGCTCTAACTGCCTGGACAAGGATTCTGATGGAAATGCATTAGCAGGGGCAAACTCTGATCAGGATGTCAAGTTCTGCAGGAAACGAAAAGACCAAAATCTGGATGATGATGAAGAACAAGATGAAAATGACTCCGATAATGATGATCCCTCTGCTCAAAAGAAACCTCGTGTTGTGTGGTCGGTGGACTTGCATCGCAAATTTGTTGCAGCTGTCAATCAGCTTGGCCTTGACA AAGCTGTTCCGAAGAAAATACTGGAATTAATGAATGTTGAAAAACTGACCAGAGAGAATGTGGCCAGTCATCTCCAG AAATATCGGCTGTATTTGAAAAGAATCAGCTCCGTGGCTAACCAGCAAGCTAACATGGTTGCGGCTTTGGGTGGGCCCGATTACTTGCGCATGAATGCCGTCAATTTCCACAACTACAATGCTGCTGTACAATTTCAGAACACTTCATTTAGATCAGTCCCCCCAGCTGGCGTTCTTGGCCGATTAAACACCCCAGCAGGGCTAGGCCTTCACGGGCTCTCCCCTTCTGGAATGGTTCACATGGGCCACACTCAAATCCCGAGTAGTTCCATCACGGACAGTGCTAAATTCCAGGCTGGCATATTGCCCGGGAATCAGACGGGTATACTTCAAGGGATGCCTACATCATTGGAATTTGATCAAATTCAACAGAAGAAGGGTGTTACTGGAGTAGACAAATTCTGTTCAGCAAATAACATTGGAGTAACCTCGGATTCTTCCACTAATGTCTTTGATCATAGTAGAAGTAATAGCAATTGGCCTACTGCTGTGCAATCAGAAGCGACTTCAACCAACCGAATTGAGAGTATGATGCATGACATGTCACCCAACATTTCTGTTCATAGTCGGTTGCAAGACTCAAGATTGGATGCCCAATGCGAAGTGGGTTTGATGAATGATTTTGAACCCGATTTTCTAAACCATGGGAATTTTATGGACAGCTCATTGAATTCTTCAATAGGGGTTCAAGGAGCATACCATACAAGCTCTATGTTGCACAGAAACGGGGGTGTTGGTTCAATTGGACACCAGAGATATGCTTCCTTAGGCAACCAACATAGTCAGTCAGTCCAGAATTCGGGATTGGACATGGCGGTGAAAATGAAGCAAGGACAGTTCATGGATTATGGAGGGAGGCCTATAGGAAACTATGCTGCTAATGGTGCTGGTTCCTTGGAAGATGTTGTAACTTCAATGTTTCATCAAGTCTGA